Proteins found in one Myxococcota bacterium genomic segment:
- a CDS encoding KamA family radical SAM protein, with protein MSGETPHPSHPRWSDWTWQMQHRIRDATSLADFLDPTPEEREGIVRLASRFHFVITPYYAGLMDPADPDCPIRRQVVPHTAELDDSAGLADPLDEVAHSPVKNVIRVYPDRIAFCVNNECALYCRFCLRKRMVGEPDWSMKKRELEEGLDWIRATPEIRDVLLTGGDPLVFSDDRLAWLLEALRAIPHVEVVRLGTRLPVTLPFRVTPELCEMLRGFHPLWLNTHFNHPKELTPEAEEAVTRLVDAGIPVGNQSVLLRGINDDAATMKTLCESLVRLRVRPYYCYQAQLLEGTAHFRVPVEEGIELFRQLRGRTSGFAIPQYVLDTPYGKVPLAHPYWKGREGDDVVVESFDGRLWREPNPR; from the coding sequence ATGTCCGGCGAAACGCCCCACCCGAGCCACCCGCGCTGGTCCGACTGGACCTGGCAGATGCAGCACCGCATCCGCGACGCGACCTCGCTCGCCGACTTCCTGGACCCGACGCCCGAGGAGCGCGAGGGCATCGTCCGTCTGGCGTCGCGCTTTCATTTCGTGATCACGCCGTACTACGCCGGGCTCATGGATCCGGCCGACCCGGACTGCCCGATCCGGCGTCAGGTCGTACCGCACACCGCAGAGCTCGACGACTCGGCCGGTCTCGCCGACCCCCTGGACGAAGTCGCCCACTCGCCGGTGAAGAACGTGATCCGGGTGTACCCCGATCGGATCGCCTTCTGCGTGAACAACGAGTGCGCGCTCTACTGCCGCTTCTGCCTGCGCAAGCGCATGGTGGGCGAGCCCGATTGGAGCATGAAGAAGCGGGAGCTCGAGGAGGGCCTCGACTGGATTCGCGCCACACCCGAGATCCGCGACGTGCTGCTCACCGGGGGGGATCCGCTGGTGTTCTCGGACGACCGCTTGGCCTGGTTGCTCGAGGCGCTGCGCGCGATCCCCCACGTCGAGGTGGTGCGCCTGGGCACCCGCCTCCCGGTCACTCTCCCGTTTCGCGTGACGCCCGAGCTTTGCGAGATGTTGCGAGGGTTTCACCCGCTCTGGTTGAACACCCACTTCAACCATCCAAAGGAGCTGACGCCCGAAGCCGAAGAGGCGGTGACGCGCCTGGTCGATGCGGGCATCCCGGTGGGCAATCAGAGCGTGCTGCTTCGCGGGATCAACGACGACGCGGCCACGATGAAGACGCTTTGCGAGTCCCTCGTGCGGCTTCGCGTGCGGCCCTACTACTGCTACCAGGCCCAGCTCCTCGAGGGCACCGCCCATTTCCGGGTGCCGGTCGAGGAGGGCATCGAGCTCTTCCGTCAGCTTCGCGGCCGCACCAGCGGCTTCGCGATCCCGCAGTACGTCCTCGACACCCCGTATGGGA
- a CDS encoding D-alanine--D-alanine ligase — protein sequence MEPLRFGLVFDLLGTLPAHAGGPPDADVEYEPEETVALLEEAITRLGHQPVRLGNPHALLGALGKGEAPPVDVALSIAEGYGSRNREAWAPTLLEMAGIPFLGSDGLTLSTSLDKAWTHARVAAAGVPVPDPRVVSEADVEVVSNSAVYPLFVKPRWEGTAKGIGPASRVEDAAALRDQVTRIARDYAQPALVEGFVSGPEYTVTVVGHRPARALPVLQRALEDATRIGLHAVERHPAPGSGWQGVTPGSLDADLEALLARLAVQAFDALECLDFARADFRLDAQGDPVFLEINPLPTFAPDGSFGILAELEGRPAADLLADVFGEALVRLRLGS from the coding sequence GTGGAACCGCTGCGCTTCGGCCTCGTCTTCGACCTGCTCGGGACGCTTCCCGCTCACGCGGGGGGCCCTCCCGACGCCGACGTGGAGTACGAGCCGGAAGAAACCGTGGCCTTGCTCGAAGAGGCGATCACCCGACTCGGCCATCAGCCCGTCCGGCTCGGAAACCCCCACGCGCTCCTCGGCGCGCTCGGCAAGGGCGAAGCCCCGCCGGTCGACGTCGCCCTGTCGATCGCCGAGGGCTACGGCAGTCGCAACCGCGAGGCCTGGGCGCCCACCCTGCTCGAGATGGCCGGCATTCCGTTCCTCGGGAGCGATGGCCTGACCCTCTCGACGAGCCTCGACAAGGCGTGGACCCATGCGCGCGTCGCCGCGGCAGGTGTCCCGGTGCCAGATCCGCGCGTGGTGTCGGAAGCAGATGTCGAAGTCGTTTCGAATTCAGCGGTTTACCCGCTCTTCGTGAAGCCTCGGTGGGAAGGTACGGCGAAGGGGATCGGTCCGGCCTCCCGCGTGGAAGATGCCGCGGCGCTCCGCGACCAGGTGACGCGGATCGCCCGCGACTACGCCCAGCCGGCGCTCGTCGAAGGCTTCGTTTCCGGGCCCGAGTACACGGTGACGGTGGTGGGGCACCGACCGGCGCGGGCGCTCCCGGTCCTGCAGCGGGCACTCGAAGACGCCACGCGGATCGGCCTCCACGCAGTCGAGCGTCACCCGGCGCCCGGATCCGGTTGGCAGGGTGTGACCCCGGGAAGCCTCGACGCCGATCTCGAGGCGCTGCTGGCCAGGCTCGCGGTTCAGGCCTTCGATGCACTCGAGTGTCTCGACTTTGCGCGCGCGGACTTCCGCCTCGATGCGCAAGGAGATCCTGTCTTCCTGGAGATCAACCCCCTGCCGACCTTCGCCCCGGATGGGTCCTTCGGGATCCTGGCAGAGCTCGAAGGGCGCCCTGCCGCCGACCTCCTCGCCGATGTCTTCGGTGAAGCCCTCGTGCGCCTCCGGCTGGGAAGCTGA
- a CDS encoding VanZ family protein: MSRARTDALPARTWLAWGGWALWTAVALVLGGDRFDAGSTSRLLVGFVEWWFPEAGAAEIARYAGIVRKLAHPGVYGVHAALGFWALFASRVPSAGRAALWATGAALGVAILDETRQATLATRTGAAGDVVLDTLGAAAVSFALWRWQRGHGYAQERTSHG; this comes from the coding sequence ATGTCGCGGGCCCGCACGGACGCCCTCCCCGCACGCACCTGGCTTGCCTGGGGCGGCTGGGCGCTGTGGACGGCGGTCGCCCTCGTACTCGGTGGCGACCGGTTCGACGCGGGCTCGACGTCCCGCCTCCTCGTTGGCTTTGTCGAGTGGTGGTTCCCCGAAGCCGGCGCGGCCGAGATCGCTCGCTACGCCGGCATCGTCCGCAAGCTCGCCCACCCGGGCGTCTACGGCGTCCACGCCGCACTCGGCTTCTGGGCCCTCTTCGCGAGCCGCGTCCCGTCGGCGGGGCGCGCCGCATTGTGGGCGACCGGCGCGGCGCTCGGCGTCGCGATCCTCGACGAGACGCGTCAGGCGACCCTCGCGACTCGCACGGGCGCCGCGGGCGACGTGGTGCTCGACACGCTGGGCGCGGCGGCGGTGAGCTTCGCGCTCTGGCGCTGGCAGCGCGGCCACGGATACGCGCAAGAAAGGACGAGCCATGGCTGA
- a CDS encoding AbgT family transporter produces MADGRDRRGGLEAIERIGNALPDPVTLFAVGALLVALGAEWAVASDWAVTKNLTRDVTAPLLTADGSPVVGADGEAVLQVVRDADGRPQREAVEVEVRARRLLDAEGLYWILGHLVSNFTAFPPLGIVLVGMLGIGLAERTGFIGAALKATLIAVPRGLLTPAVFLVGVLSSLGLDAGYVVLPPVAAALFQAAGRSPLVGIAAVFAGVAAGFSANLVVTSLDPLLAEFSTVSAGLLDPTYEVGARANLWFIRASTFLLTGVGWAVTAFWVEPRFVDKPAAEGGPTPPEEADPNAATLIPDETRGLWIAGGVTLLVLIVFALATWIPGAPLHGMDGKFPRWVRVIVPLLFLGFLIPGLVYGFVTGRLSNDRDVATAFGEIMASMGPYIVLAFFAAQFIAWFGHTNLGEMLAITGGRALASAGLPAPLLMVGFIGVVAIGNLFIGSMSAKYAFFAPVFVPMFMAAGISPELTQAAYRVGDSVSNVVTPLNPYVVIILTFLRRYVPSAGIGTLVALMIPYALAFGLVWSVLLAVWVALGIPLGPEGPLDYVAP; encoded by the coding sequence ATGGCTGACGGACGGGACCGACGCGGCGGCCTCGAGGCTATCGAGCGCATCGGGAATGCACTCCCCGATCCGGTCACCCTCTTTGCCGTAGGCGCACTGCTCGTCGCGCTGGGCGCCGAGTGGGCCGTCGCCAGCGACTGGGCGGTCACAAAGAACCTTACGCGCGACGTCACGGCACCACTCTTGACCGCCGACGGGTCTCCGGTCGTGGGTGCCGACGGCGAGGCCGTGCTGCAGGTCGTGCGAGACGCCGACGGTCGCCCCCAGCGAGAGGCGGTCGAGGTCGAGGTCCGCGCGCGCCGCCTGCTCGACGCCGAGGGCCTCTACTGGATCCTGGGCCACCTGGTCTCGAACTTCACCGCGTTTCCCCCACTCGGGATCGTGCTCGTCGGCATGCTCGGCATCGGCCTCGCCGAACGCACCGGCTTCATCGGCGCCGCGCTGAAGGCCACCCTGATCGCCGTTCCCCGCGGCCTGCTGACGCCCGCCGTGTTCCTGGTCGGCGTCTTGTCGTCGCTGGGCCTCGACGCGGGCTACGTCGTGCTGCCGCCGGTCGCCGCCGCGCTGTTCCAGGCGGCGGGTCGGTCTCCCCTGGTCGGTATCGCGGCGGTGTTCGCCGGAGTCGCGGCGGGCTTCAGCGCGAACCTCGTCGTCACCAGCCTCGACCCGCTGCTCGCCGAGTTCAGCACGGTCAGCGCCGGCCTCCTCGACCCGACCTACGAAGTCGGCGCCCGCGCGAACCTGTGGTTCATCCGGGCGTCGACCTTCCTGCTCACCGGCGTCGGCTGGGCGGTAACCGCCTTCTGGGTGGAGCCGCGCTTCGTCGACAAGCCCGCCGCCGAGGGCGGGCCCACTCCTCCGGAAGAGGCCGACCCGAACGCGGCCACCCTGATCCCCGACGAGACCCGCGGCCTGTGGATCGCGGGTGGCGTCACGCTGTTGGTGTTGATCGTGTTCGCCCTGGCGACCTGGATCCCGGGCGCCCCGCTCCATGGCATGGACGGCAAGTTCCCGCGCTGGGTGCGGGTGATCGTGCCCCTGCTCTTCCTGGGTTTCCTGATTCCCGGGCTCGTCTATGGGTTCGTCACCGGGCGCCTCTCGAACGATCGGGACGTCGCCACCGCCTTCGGCGAGATCATGGCGAGCATGGGGCCCTACATCGTGCTGGCCTTCTTTGCCGCCCAGTTCATCGCCTGGTTCGGCCACACGAACCTCGGCGAGATGCTCGCGATCACGGGCGGAAGAGCCCTCGCATCCGCCGGTCTGCCCGCGCCGCTGCTGATGGTCGGGTTCATCGGCGTCGTCGCGATCGGCAACCTGTTCATCGGCTCGATGTCAGCGAAGTACGCGTTCTTCGCCCCGGTCTTCGTTCCCATGTTCATGGCGGCGGGCATCAGCCCCGAGCTGACCCAGGCCGCGTATCGCGTGGGCGACTCGGTCAGCAACGTGGTGACACCGCTCAACCCCTACGTCGTGATCATCCTGACCTTCCTGCGGCGCTACGTCCCGAGCGCTGGGATCGGCACGCTGGTCGCCCTGATGATCCCCTATGCCCTCGCGTTCGGCCTCGTATGGAGCGTCCTGCTCGCGGTGTGGGTCGCGCTCGGAATCCCGCTCGGTCCCGAGGGCCCTCTCGACTACGTCGCGCCGTGA
- a CDS encoding carbon starvation protein A, with amino-acid sequence MNAAWLALATVAAFALGYRFYSRFLSERVFGLRGDEPVPAIEHEDGVDFVPTRKDVLWGHHFTSIAGAAPIVGPAIAVIWGWLPALVWVVVGTIFMGAVHDFSALVISLRHQGKSIGEVAGSVIGPRTRTLFLLIISVLIWIVLAVFAFIIGTLFHGNPGSIFPIWVQIVAALALGWGVYRGGFSLFGPSLVAYLALLTAIFYGNAFAEAFPVLGEISVGTWVWILLIYSFIASVLPVWLLLQPRDYLNAHQLITGLSLLVLGLIVLRPEVQAPVINPNPEGAPPMIPFLFITIACGAISGFHGLVSSGTTSKQVGCMTDARPIGYGGMLGEGLLGMLAVLAATAGFASGAEWHGHYASWGAANGLSAKLDAFVSGGATFVASLGIAHETAKTFIAVMVIAFAATSLDTGARIQRLIIAELAETHGVPALTNRYVAGAVGIAAALALAVTQAGGQGGLILWPLFGTTNQLVAGVTLLIVSVWLRQQGRPVVYTLAPMIFVGIATVFSMFGEVRGYFDDFGERGLLAVLGTTILLLDLWVIFEGMRVLASTRAREA; translated from the coding sequence ATGAACGCCGCCTGGTTGGCCCTGGCCACCGTCGCCGCCTTCGCCCTCGGCTATCGCTTCTACTCCCGGTTCCTCTCCGAACGCGTGTTCGGCTTGCGCGGCGACGAGCCGGTCCCGGCGATCGAGCACGAGGACGGCGTCGACTTCGTGCCGACCCGCAAGGACGTGCTCTGGGGCCACCACTTCACCTCGATCGCCGGCGCGGCCCCGATCGTGGGTCCGGCCATCGCCGTGATCTGGGGATGGCTGCCCGCGCTGGTCTGGGTGGTGGTGGGAACGATCTTCATGGGCGCCGTGCACGACTTCTCGGCCCTCGTGATCAGCCTCCGCCACCAGGGGAAATCGATCGGCGAGGTCGCGGGGAGCGTGATCGGCCCCCGCACCCGAACCCTCTTCCTGCTGATCATCTCGGTCCTGATCTGGATCGTGCTCGCGGTGTTCGCCTTCATCATCGGCACCCTGTTCCACGGCAACCCGGGCTCGATCTTCCCGATCTGGGTGCAGATCGTCGCCGCCCTGGCGCTCGGCTGGGGCGTCTATCGCGGCGGGTTCTCGCTCTTCGGGCCATCGCTGGTGGCCTACCTCGCCCTGCTCACGGCGATCTTCTACGGCAATGCCTTCGCCGAGGCCTTCCCGGTGCTGGGTGAGATCTCGGTGGGAACCTGGGTGTGGATCCTGCTGATCTACTCCTTCATCGCCTCCGTGCTGCCCGTTTGGCTGCTCCTCCAACCGCGCGACTACCTGAACGCGCACCAGTTGATCACCGGGCTGTCGCTGCTCGTGCTCGGCTTGATCGTGCTGCGGCCCGAAGTCCAGGCACCGGTCATCAATCCGAACCCGGAAGGCGCGCCGCCGATGATCCCCTTCCTGTTCATCACCATTGCGTGCGGCGCCATCTCGGGCTTTCACGGCCTGGTGTCTTCGGGCACGACCTCGAAGCAGGTCGGCTGCATGACCGACGCACGACCGATCGGCTACGGCGGCATGCTCGGCGAGGGGTTGCTCGGCATGCTCGCCGTGCTCGCCGCCACGGCCGGATTCGCGAGCGGGGCCGAGTGGCATGGTCACTACGCGAGCTGGGGCGCGGCGAACGGGCTCTCGGCGAAGCTGGACGCGTTCGTGAGCGGCGGCGCGACCTTCGTGGCGAGTCTCGGCATCGCCCACGAGACGGCGAAGACCTTCATCGCGGTGATGGTGATCGCCTTCGCCGCGACCTCCCTCGACACCGGCGCCCGGATCCAGCGCCTGATCATCGCCGAGCTCGCAGAAACCCACGGCGTGCCAGCCCTCACGAACCGCTACGTCGCGGGAGCCGTCGGGATTGCCGCGGCGCTCGCGCTGGCGGTCACCCAGGCCGGCGGCCAGGGCGGCCTGATCCTGTGGCCGCTCTTCGGCACGACCAACCAGCTCGTCGCCGGGGTGACGCTCCTGATCGTGTCCGTGTGGCTGCGCCAGCAGGGACGTCCGGTCGTGTACACCCTGGCGCCGATGATCTTCGTCGGCATCGCCACCGTGTTCTCGATGTTCGGAGAGGTGCGGGGCTACTTCGACGACTTCGGTGAGCGCGGCCTGCTCGCGGTCCTGGGCACCACGATCCTGCTGCTCGATCTCTGGGTGATCTTCGAAGGCATGCGCGTGCTCGCGAGCACGCGCGCGCGGGAAGCCTGA
- a CDS encoding SDR family NAD(P)-dependent oxidoreductase, with amino-acid sequence MDVSRLEGRHVAITGAGSGIGRATALAFARRGGSLELCDLSRDRLEAVERDALRLGAGAVHTATVDVASAEQMERWAADVHARVGALDVLVNNAGVAIGGGFLDTSLEDWAWILGINTRGVVHGCHFFLPPMVAGGRGGHVVNVASAAGLAASEVLSAYSTTKFSVVGLSEALRLELEPHRIGVTCVCPGFVNTPITRATRLVGPIDSKDARAEIVRTYEKRNYGPERVADGILRAIEKDKPLAVITPEAYALYYLKRFAPGVLRWASRRLGVTMRERLGLPG; translated from the coding sequence ATGGACGTCTCCCGACTCGAGGGACGCCACGTCGCCATCACCGGTGCCGGAAGTGGCATCGGTCGCGCCACCGCCCTCGCCTTCGCGCGCCGCGGCGGGTCGCTCGAGCTTTGCGATCTCTCACGCGATCGGCTCGAGGCCGTCGAACGAGACGCCCTGCGTCTCGGCGCCGGCGCGGTCCACACCGCCACAGTCGACGTGGCGAGCGCCGAGCAGATGGAGCGTTGGGCGGCGGACGTGCACGCCCGCGTCGGGGCGCTCGATGTGCTCGTCAACAACGCCGGCGTGGCGATTGGCGGTGGCTTTCTCGACACGTCCCTCGAAGACTGGGCGTGGATCCTGGGCATCAATACCCGGGGCGTCGTCCACGGCTGTCATTTCTTCCTGCCACCGATGGTGGCCGGCGGGCGCGGCGGACACGTCGTCAACGTCGCGTCGGCGGCGGGCCTCGCCGCGAGCGAAGTGCTCAGCGCCTACAGCACGACCAAATTCTCGGTGGTCGGCCTCTCCGAAGCGCTGCGCCTCGAACTCGAGCCCCATCGCATCGGCGTCACCTGTGTCTGCCCCGGCTTCGTCAACACGCCGATCACCCGCGCCACGCGTCTGGTCGGCCCCATCGACTCCAAAGACGCCCGAGCCGAGATCGTGCGCACCTACGAGAAGCGCAACTACGGCCCCGAGCGCGTGGCCGACGGCATCCTCCGCGCGATCGAAAAGGACAAGCCGCTCGCCGTGATCACCCCCGAGGCGTACGCGTTGTACTACTTGAAGCGCTTCGCCCCCGGGGTACTGCGCTGGGCCAGCCGTCGCCTTGGTGTCACGATGCGCGAGCGGCTGGGCCTGCCAGGCTGA